A single Plasmodium knowlesi strain H genome assembly, chromosome: 13 DNA region contains:
- a CDS encoding GPI mannosyltransferase 1, putative, translating to MAATILRKVSQGEHRNRSVEIDLSHVNRMTKLLLLLGIIVRVIIYYYSLWHDNNFDVKFTDVDYYVYSDAAKYILRNESPYKRYTYRYTPLLAYLMVPNFLFHFSFGKILFSSFDFLIAIVLIRILRIKYPSCKNYIFYVSMWILNPMVIIISIRGNADCIPCLFVFLTLLCIYQKKIYLAAIFYGLAVNFKIYPIIYALPLMLYLNKNYLAKDSFFQGDKQQEDLCVNPISRTLRSIAQFSTGLIKLNRDQLVFSLCSFSTFMLLNGIFYRMYGYTFLHESFIYHLVRRDHRHNFSLFFYLMYLTIEGNSKIIPLITFVPQAVLVALFGFKYARANLELSMFLQTLAFIAMNKVCTSQYFIWCLPFIPVVLHSITLNRKNIALIAGAVFLFILAKANWLLWAYYLEFKGYNTFLQLFYSSVLFLISEMIICWVFMYLHFAEQKKEV from the exons ATGGCAGCCACTATACTACGAAAAGTGTCTCAAGGGGAACATAGGAACAGAAGTGTCGAAATCGACCTCAGCCATGTGAACAGAATGACAAAATTACTTCTCCTCCTAGGAATAATAGTTCGTGTAATTATTTATTACTATAGCCTGTGGCATGACAACAATTTTGATGTGAAGTTTACAGATGTCGACTACTATGTCTACTCAGACGCTGCCAAATATATTCTGAGGAATGAATCTCCTTATAAACGATACACCTATAGATACACACCCCTATTAGCTTACTTGATGGTgccaaattttctttttcatttttcctttggcAAAATAttgttttcttcatttgattTCCTCATCGCAATTGTTCTAATTAGAATCTTAAGAATTAAATACCCTTCATGCAagaattacattttttatgtttccaTGTGGATCCTAAATCCCATGGTGATCATCATATCCATTAGGGGCAATGCCGACTGTATCCCCTGCTTATTCGTTTTCTTAACTCTCCTTTGCATTTatcaaaagaaaatttacctCGCAGCTATTTTTTATGGGCTAGCtgttaattttaaaatataccCCATTATCTATGCCCTTCCTTTGATGCTTTATCTGAACAAGAATTATTTGGCCAAGGACAGTTTTTTCCAAGGGGATAAACAACAGGAGGACCTCTGTGTAAATCCTATCAGCCGCACTCTTCGCTCAATTGCTCAATTTTCTACTGGACTCATTAAATTAAACCGGGATCAGCTGGTGTTTTCCCTCTGCAGTTTTAGCACCTTTATGTTGCTAAACGGAATATTCTATCGAAT GTACGGATACACATTTCTGCACGAGTCCTTCATATACCACCTTGTGCGTCGGGACCACAGACACAACTTTTCCCTATTCTTTTATCTTATGTACTTGACCATTGAGGGGAACTCCAAG ATCATCCCCCTCATAACATTTGTGCCCCAAGCTGTGCTGGTGGCGCTGTTCGGCTTTAAGTACGCGCGGGCTAATTTGGAATTGTCCATGTTCCTGCAG ACCCTTGCCTTCATTGCCATGAACAAAGTGTGCACTTCACAG tactTCATTTGGTGCCTCCCCTTCATTCCGGTTGTCCTACACTCCATAACGTTAAACAGG AAAAACATAGCCCTTATTGCGGGAGCAGtgttcttatttattttagcCAAG GCGAACTGGCTCTTGTGGGCGTATTACCTTGAATTTAAAGGGTATAACACCTTTCTCCAG TTGTTCTACTCCTCTGTTTTGTTCCTTATTTCTGAGATGATCATCTGTTGGGTTTTTATGTACCTTCATTTTGcggaacagaagaaggaggtaTAA
- a CDS encoding kinesin-like protein gives MDVNKNEEKNMMNMDGLQVEASSKEEAIRVCTRIRPLFEKEINSGHLKAWKMNETDMQLVVEPLSLTEMINARVQKKGNKVEFKKNVEKSEGQKAVIQRYYAFDRCFDENVGNEEVYKHLARDIVLDTFKGINGCILAYGQTGSGKTHSVMGVPTDPGMLPRSLAEFFNGIENPSSLNEDNSDSSNMDEESNNNTKEFLMSVTYLEVYMERVNDLLQEGYRGGATENLDVKEDPKRGFVVIGVQEETVTSIDEVMLLVAKAEQRRHISQTNFNETSSRSHTIFTVILESNQVLSDGTSINKRGELKIVDLAGNERAGRAAEGIENAKTLIEEGKAINKSLFVLSEVISKLSKRAQAIAAGDEKKIKKIQEDLVFIPWRDSKLTRILSKSLGGNCRASVIVAVHPSHFYLDTSFSTLRFALKCKTIKKKIQVNYLSAEQSVIMQQKELIAKLQNQLKNLATTKNVDNHIIGGEKNNVSARNPEDDEKILALKHELEEKVKKFQNFILKSELHVHPNNYRTLRSMDGNTEKSLKHSMTINNNIKNEYTWLRSFDTHEYDSKWDGMDKYEDQNDQENINISKAMDYLKNKPPYKLNSSEMSEDAMSNESLKDDLISLDYYNELEELERLEKNELSRRKRRDKGDVAPGNTSANRVYGELSKLSTMEYSNLVDEQDKGEIAKGKKAKKKKGKKTNNADTINREGGESGKGKEKVKSKGRGNKVGTSHLRKKKTVNDGKFKRGSFGKAAGVEKGGSEENGRSEGSELSEGSDVDDRVEENKQIRHDSNRRAKLEDKDVLERETKWEGGADLVRHTSSVSFAQPKEKDENEKRTSIISNLKEKIEEDLKKKKKIISRNVELNKQIKFIMKLMQKVGLSTILTGTVPPGRNIENVLQLQENLRDDLKLCDRKKFVELISGDKDNSTARGRHLNESTAEMVEEELLSGPFDDNEHEAEYNESISHVFINEMFFSFVLRIQQRDDPNGEGLKSVEEILKGEEKPFDVSKKALEDILGSAIANKVDEHEEGNPIKNIKDEKNSKTIDSILSMLTPWEQKILALLYEQQKMRQTVHKMKEKFSQRIQNINIFIKKILTDKVEVEKHFNRIIKATENYKNDLLKTADVDSNFKFAGMMKKLEELSISLAEKTRDFKVLAEFHLNLRKQMEKKDLLIKQLREENKLFYLVPKYNDLLQELSAQDEQTSEAGKELKKEFLLMYGRLMLSRKRLQEKEVIENDMRNLNKKIYTELVESIAIIKNLESQNRFLEFKLNMENKKKGEKVKKLMREKEMLNKIVGEMEKMLEDVNIDASEVKNEIMASYNNGNLSMGDVQSEEEGEQRERRKDSGTKRKKRKDKEKGKEKKMKKGTEHGSKKGGRIPCTVDANELASNETQNDAERDSKKKNMLREIAPQEMAPKGKDPSKKKQKKEATVKRAYSAEKIIKKYVSRVDTNLSFKRAAVKKGTSRDRGGLRGVSRLRESGKDNLLEKNIQLEINKKNVNKNKKKVGNDLADAGTFENLKYKNSIAKKMGKKKIQNSDLEDVKSLGDLNLSNSVQRKKKKKKKVVKGKRRNLLKYLNRGASIGGRENIETVLSDENEFQDYKNGGSTTDCEANEMRNILNQEIEKKKKISK, from the exons ATGGACgtgaataaaaatgaagaaaaaaacatgatgAACATGGACGGGCTGCAGGTGGAGGCTTCCTCCAAAGAGGAGGCGATTCGGGTGTGCACCCGTATAAGACCCCTATTCGAAAAGGAA ATCAACAGTGGCCACTTGAAAGCATGGAAAATGAACGAAACAGACATGCAGCTAGTTGTCGAACCGCTCTCTCTTACCGAGATGATCAACGCGAGGGTTCAGAAGAAGGGGAACAAAGTGGAGTTcaagaaaaatgtggaaaagtCCGAGGGGCAAAAGGCGGTCATACAGCGATACTACGCGTTCGATCGATGCTTCGACGAAAACG tTGGCAATGAGGAAGTGTACAAGCACCTAGCGAGGGATATCGTTCTGGACACATTTAAAGGGATAAACGGGTGTATCCTGGCTTACGGGCAGACGGGGTCAGGAAAGACCCACAGTGTGATGGGGGTACCCACGGATCCAGGCATGCTGCCAAGATCGTTGGCGGAATTCTTCAACGGTATCGAAAACCCATCCTCTCTAAATGAAGATAATAGTGACAGTAGCAATATGGATGAAGAATCGAATAACAACACGAAAGAATTTCTGATGAGCGTAACCTACCTGGAAGTGTACATGGAGAGGGTGAACGATTTATTACAAGAAGGATACAGAGGAGGGGCAACTGAGAATTTGGATGTGAAGGAAGACCCCAAGAGGGGCTTCGTTGTGATAGGAGTACAAGAAGAAACAGTAACGTCAATAGATGAAGTAATGCTTCTAGTTGCTAAGGCTGAACAGAGAAGACACATTTCTCAGACCAATTTTAACGAAACATCTTCCAGATCGCACACAATTTTTACGGTCATATTGGAATCTAATCAGGTTCTAAGTGATGGCACATCCATtaacaaaaggggggaattAAAGATAGTAGATTTGGCAGGAAATGAAAGAGCAGGAAGAGCAGCCGAAGGGATAGAAAATGCGAAGACTTTGATAGAGGAGGGAAAAGCTATAAATAAAAGTTTGTTCGTTTTAAGTGAAGTCATTTCCAAGTTATCCAAGAGAGCTCAAGCAATAGCAGCaggagatgaaaaaaaaataaaaaaaattcaagaaGATTTAGTTTTCATACCATGGAGAGATTCCAAATTAACAAGAATTTTGAGTAAAAGTTTGGGAGGCAATTGTCGTGCATCTGTAATTGTGGCTGTACATCCGTCTCATTTTTATCTAGACACTTCCTTCTCTACCCTCCGTTTCGCATTAAAGTGTAAGACaatcaagaaaaaaattcaagtgAATTACCTCTCAGCGGAGCAGTCAGTTATTATGCAGCAGAAGGAGTTGATAGCCAAGCTGCAGAATCAGCTGAAGAATCTAGCAACCACCAAAAATGTAGACAACCATATcatagggggggagaagaacaaTGTAAGTGCTAGAAATCCagaagatgatgaaaaaatattagcCTTAAAACACGAactggaagaaaaagtgaagaaattccaaaattttattttgaagTCTGAACTTCATGTTCATCCAAATAACTACAGAACCTTGAGGTCTATGGATGGCAACACGGAGAAGTCGCTAAAGCATTCAATGACAATAAATaacaatataaaaaatgaatacacaTGGTTGAGATCCTTTGATACTCATGAATACGACTCCAAGTGGGATGGAATGGATAAGTATGAAGACCAGAATGAtcaagaaaatattaatatCTCTAAAGCTATGGACTACCTGAAGAATAAACCTCCATATAAATTAAATTCTTCCGAAATGAGTGAGGACGCTATGTCCAATGAGTCCCTGAAGGACGACTTAATTTCTCTCGATTATTATAATGAACTGGAGGAGCTAGAACGACTGGAAAAGAACGAGCTAagtagaaggaagaggagggacAAGGGGGATGTCGCCCCGGGTAATACTTCCGCCAATAGGGTGTATGGAGAGCTCAGCAAGTTAAGCACCATGGAATATTCGAACCTGGTGGATGAACAGGACAAGGGGGAGATTgccaaggggaagaaggccaaaaagaagaaggggaaaaaaacgaacaatgCTGATACTATTAATAGGGAGGGAGGAGAGTCaggtaaggggaaggagaaagttaAGTCAAAGGGTAGGGGAAACAAAGTTGGGACGAGCCAcctgaggaagaaaaaaacagtcAATGATGGGAAGTTTAAAAGGGGGTCCTTTGGAAAAGCGGCTGGggtggaaaaggggggaagcgAAGAAAATGGCAGAAGCGAGGGGAGTGAACTCTCTGAGGGGAGCGATGTGGACGACAGGGTCGAGGAAAATAAGCAGATTAGGCACGATTCAAACCGAAGGGCCAAGCTGGAGGACAAGGATGTACTTGAGAGGGAGACCAAGTGGGAGGGCGGAGCCGATCTGGTAAGACACACGTCCTCCGTAAGCTTCGCCCAACCGAAGGAGAAAGACGAAAACGAGAAAAGAACGTCCATCATTTCCaacttgaaggaaaaaattgaagaagacttgaagaagaaaaaaaaaatcatcagcAGAAATGTCGAGCTGAACaagcaaataaaatttattatgAAGCTCATGCAGAAGGTTGGGCTGTCTACCATTCTAACAGGCACCGTACCTCCTGGAAGGAACATTGAAAATGTGTTACAGCTGCAAGAAAATTTGAGAGACGATTTGAAGTTATGCGACAGGAAGAAATTTGTGGAGTTGATCAGTGGGGACAAGGACAATTCGACTGCAAGGGGACGCCATTTAAACGAAAGCACCGCAGAAATGGTGGAAGAAGAACTACTAAGTGGACCATTCGACGATAATGAACATGAAGCAGAGTACAATGAATCCATATCACACGTTTTCATAAATGaaatgtttttctcctttgtctTGCGAATTCAACAGAGGGATGACCCCAATGGGGAAGGATTAAAAAGTGTAGAGGAGATACTAAAGGGTGAAGAAAAGCCATTTGATGTGTCGAAAAAGGCTCTGGAAGACATCCTCGGAAGCGCCATCGCAAATAAGGTAGATGAACATGAGGAGGGGAAcccaataaaaaatataaaagatgaaaagaataGCAAAACAATTGATTCCATTTTGAGCATGCTTACACCATGGGAACAGAAAATATTGGCACTACTCTATGAACAACAGAAAATGAGACAAACTGTCCACaagatgaaggagaaattttcACAACGAATTCaaaatattaatattttcattaaaaaaatattaacggATAAGGTAGAAGTGGAGAAACATTTCAATCGAATTATTAAAGCAACagagaattacaaaaatgatcTTCTCAAAACGGCGGATGTAGATTCTAATTTCAAGTTTGCAGGGATGATGAAAAAGCTAGAAGAATTGTCTATATCGCTTGCAGAAAAAACCAGGGATTTCAAAGTTTTGGCTGAATTCCATCTAAACTTGAGGAAgcaaatggagaagaaggatTTGCTAATTAAGCAGCTGAGGGAAGAGAATAAGCTTTTTTATCTGGTCCCAAAGTATAATGACCTCTTACAAGAGTTAAGTGCGCAGGATGAACAAACCAGTGAAGCAGGCAAGGAACTGAAGAAGGAATTCCTTCTCATGTATGGACGACTAATGCTCTCCAGAAAGAGGCTacaagaaaaggaagtaatCGAAAATGACATGCgaaatttgaataaaaaaatttacaccgAGTTGGTCGAGTCTATAGCAATCATCAAAAATCTGGAGTCGCAAAACAGGTTCTTAGAATTTAAGTTAAATATGgagaataagaaaaagggggagaaggtgAAGAAGCTGATGAGGGAAAAGGAGATGCTCAATAAGATTGTAGGCGAGATGGAGAAAATGCTCGAGGATGTTAACATCGATGCGAGTGAGGTGAAGAATGAAATTATGGCTAGCTACAACAATGGAAACCTCTCTATGGGCGACGTGCAAAGTGAAGAGGAGGGGGAACAGCGCGAGAGGAGGAAGGACTCAGGgaccaaaaggaagaaacggaaggacaaggaaaagggaaaggaaaagaaaatgaaaaagggaacgGAACATGGAAGCaagaaaggaggcagaattCCTTGCACAGTTGACGCCAACGAGCTCGCCTCAAATGAAACCCAAAACGATGCCGAAAGGgactcgaaaaaaaaaaacatgcttCGGGAAATTGCACCCCAGGAAATGGCGCCCAAGGGCAAAGACCCctcgaagaagaaacaaaaaaaagaagcaactgTTAAGCGAGCCTATTCCGCAGAAAAAATCatcaaaaaatatgttaGCAGAGTAGACACTAATTTGTCCTTCAAGAGAGCTGCCGTGAAAAAGGGGACCTCTCGGGATAGAGGCGGTTTAAGAGGTGTAAGTCGCTTGCGTGAAAGTGGGAAAGACAACCTACTGGAAAAGAACATTCAACTcgaaattaataaaaaaaatgtgaacaaaaataaaaaaaaagtaggcaACGACTTGGCGGATGCAGGTACGTTTGAGAATCTTAAGTACAAAAATAGCATTgccaaaaaaatggggaagaaaaagatacaAAATAGTGATTTGGAAGATGTGAAATCATTGGGCGACTTAAACCTAAGCAACAGCGtgcaaaggaagaagaagaagaaaaaaaaagttgttaaggggaaaagaagaaacctGTTAAAATACTTAAACAGAGGGGCCAGCATTGGGGGCAGAGAAAATATCGAAACGGTGCTCTCCGacgaaaatgaatttcaGGACTACAAAAATGGTGGCTCAACGACGGACTGCGAAGCGAACGAAATGCGCAATATACTAAACCAGGAaattgagaagaaaaagaaaataagcaAGTGA
- a CDS encoding HSP20-like chaperone, putative encodes MVTLNSTKPQVVIEASGVPTIQTSSITSPVVLTTPLGKSMYSSYSYSNPVSSSYSSSHHNECEYNWERVSTKPSQSTQHGEYMKTFEVPTGLYYETLPLKRNTNNIFEVTPSKEELEKINYNPRIEVYSTCNFVIIMMDLPGVSKENLKVELENGVLKIFGHKYKVPLEELQTEHEYHTKIIERVGEYYFCKMFQMPPVFSDGQSISCTLRDGELTFKMLASDLRAQKRVVEVQS; translated from the coding sequence ATGGTCACGTTGAACAGCACAAAACCCCAAGTTGTGATCGAAGCATCAGGAGTCCCGACCATACAAACAAGTAGCATCACTTCGCCCGTAGTGTTAACCACTCCCCTGGGAAAAAGCATGTATAGTAGCTATTCATACAGTAACCCAGTCTCGAGTTCGTATAGCTCTTCTCACCATAATGAGTGTGAATACAACTGGGAGAGGGTGTCCACGAAGCCATCACAAAGCACTCAACATGGTGAGTACATGAAAACCTTCGAGGTGCCCACAGGGCTGTACTATGAAACGCTGCccttaaaaaggaacacaaaCAATATTTTTGAAGTAACTCCGTCGAAGGAagaattagaaaaaataaattataatcCAAGGATAGAGGTCTACTCCACATGCAATTTTGTAATTATAATGATGGACTTACCAGGGGTGTctaaagaaaatttaaaagtgGAGTTAGAAAATGGGGTGCTAAAAATATTTGGCCACAAGTACAAAGTACCATTAGAGGAACTACAAACGGAACATGAATACCACACGAAAATAATTGAAAGAGTTGGCGAATACTATTTTTGCAAGATGTTTCAGATGCCTCCCGTCTTTTCCGATGGGCAAAGTATATCTTGCACATTGCGCGACGGCGAGCTGACATTCAAAATGTTGGCTTCCGATTTGCGGGCGCAAAAAAGAGTTGTTGAGGTGCAATCGTAG
- a CDS encoding DNA helicase MCM8, putative, with amino-acid sequence MDTLVHLYFNQSELNEEVKTLILSWVSFFKNNWNSLFNVDKEVVLNLEFFLDNKKLMSRNPPPNNEVYLHELKKNPEIVLKFMKLALHLLLCKILQIEEMLQAGASLERSKPSMVEPVEKGDLCTTRGDKACNMKRDEPIDGISKNLKCGDQVGKGGYSKRHGNVGILSAASSMRSSFISRDEISEFENDDPLIRELKCDRYKDSEFFKAYFLTNRITIYIYNWNKLNKFEDLKSEKVNQLISLRGSILRVSPIQLLITRLYFMCEKCKGIIQIEFTDGKYDTPKSCPKENCEGSYFQPIRESAKSVEYQKIILKENRKMLNSMNEMGDSNVKNLTVTLEVSKFFINSCVPGNYVEVVGILKVISYNNSYFINGKNSIYNMYLDCLSIFPLSSRKYLENSSFNFEKIKDTKNKLYNSFLWESYVDKIEKKMLLYGWDSKYANADNMNEEKEGNSMGRSQSTHIQRKPTCRQKPSSIGNIPDGTHLRTLIHTGKNATPTFTQGYRPIGGGNYDATSEIDIKAKTNISFDGSTVNNSMEMNTYEALICEGIGEMLSEDITTTSGDSQKDISGHRESLEKTLTFHGVERKIGTEPPSGGGSNRDTSSMLRNLHLDDDELYMYGDYIDEETLGIQRKRKSGQGDYGVEGEMDELGWPTNPRGMNQVCQGIQPGESTQSGKPTNPTDQNNRKGDHHVNRTKQFDENVLEFIKDMHKYGRNKFYLLVASLCPRIIMSSYIKAGILLSLLGGKTIYDEHKQIKRRGSIHNLLIGDPGLGKSRILQYVSNIIENSLFICSTSTSINGLTACAFKDPTNNEYSLEGGALVLSDKGICCIDELDKISLTDQQSFLECMESQCINISKAGIVCNLKTRCSIIAASNPKEGKYNYNKTVFENIKIPFPLLSRFDLVFLLTDKMSEEKDYQISNYLINSTYDAQGEKKKKKRRKETEGNPWGVQEKGVHERGVHEEGVHERGVQEEGAHNEDQLGDHNSDGSDNINCNDEDIFSIKNDLLNKCRQINERSYLPVELLGVFIKYCRKCIFPTLSDQAKKYIRKFYLHLRSLSATQNHISSPITIRQLESLIRLCQARARGDLSNVVTLYHAKEVVEIYQKTIFYPSYVKTLNFKEKPIGKKKKGKSVASISNVFKEGIIQLVKNGENKIFNKDLRNLAKSVILSAESYISDEAIIHYLNNEGFILYKGGYWQVDPFYLQ; translated from the exons ATGGATACCCTGGTGCACCTTTACTTTAACCAATCGGAGCTGAATG AGGAGGTGAAAACGCTGATCCTGAGTTGGGTGAGCTTCTTCAAGAACAACTGGAACAGCCTGTTTAACGTAGACAAGGAAGTTGTCCTTAATCTCGAGTTCTTCCTGGACAACAAAAAGCTGATGAGCAGAAATCCCCCTCCGAATAATGAAGTGTACTTACATGAACTGAAGAAGAACCCAGAAATCGTTTTGAAGTTTATGAAATTGGCTTTGCACTTATTGTTGTGTAAGATACTGCAAATAGAGGAGATGCTTCAGGCGGGCGCTTCTCTGGAGAGAAGTAAGCCCTCCATGGTCGAGCCCGTGGAGAAGGGCGATCTGTGCACCACTAGGGGAGACAAGGCCTGTAACATGAAGAGGGACGAACCCATAGATGGCATCAGTAAAAATCTTAAATGTGGCGATCAGGTCGGAAAGGGCGGTTATTCTAAAAGGCATGGAAATGTCGGTATCCTCTCCGCTGCTTCATCTATGCGAAGCTCCTTCATCAGCCGAGACGAAATCAGCGAATTCGAAAATGACGACCCGCTAATCCGCGAACTGAAATGTGATCGCTACAAGGACTCAGAGTTCTTCAAGGCCTATTTCCTAACCAACAGAATTACCATCTACATATACAACTGGAATAAGCTGAATAAATTTGAGGATctgaaaagtgaaaaggtTAATCAACTCATAAGTCTACGAGGAAGCATCTTAAGAGTTTCCCCCATACAACTACTAATCACGAGACTTTACTTTATGtgtgaaaaatgcaaaggcATCATCCAAATAGAATTCACAGATGGTAAATATGATACCCCTAAATCATGTCCAAAGGAAAATTGTGAAGGTTCCTACTTCCAGCCAATAAGGGAATCAGCAAAATCGGTAGAATatcaaaaaattatcttaaaggaaaatagaaaaatgttaaatagTATGAATGAAATGGGAGATTccaatgtaaaaaatttaacgGTCACTTTGGAAGTTTCTAAGTTTTTCATTAACTCTTGTGTGCCAGGAAATTATGTAGAAGTCGTAGGAATTCTCAAGGTCATCTCATACAACAACAGCTATTTtattaatggaaaaaactcTATTTATAATATGTATCTAGATTGCCTTTCTATTTTCCCCTTGTCATCGAGGAAATACCTCGAAAACAGCTCCTTCAATTTTGAGAAAATCAAAGATACAAAGAACAAGCTTTAcaattccttcctttgggaATCCTACGTTGataaaattgagaaaaagaTGCTCCTCTATGGTTGGGATTCGAAATATGCAAATGCTGATAATATGAACgaggaaaaggaggggaatTCCATGGGTAGAAGCCAATCGACCCATATTCAGAGGAAACCCACGTGTAGACAGAAGCCATCCTCCATTGGAAATATCCCAGATGGAACTCACCTGAGAACTCTAATCCACactggaaaaaatgcaacccCCACTTTTACTCAGGGTTATAGACCAATAGGGGGTGGTAATTATGATGCCACTAGCGAAATAGATATTAAGGCGAAAACAAATATCTCCTTTGACGGAAGTACAGTGAATAACTCCATGGAAATGAATACCTACGAAGCTTTAATTTGTGAAGGTATTGGAGAAATGCTAAGCGAAGATATAACTACCACTTCGGGGGATAGCCAAAAAGATATATCAGGACATCGTGAGTCATTGGAAAAGACATTAACGTTCCATGgggtggaaagaaaaattgggaCAGAGCCCCCTTCAGGAGGTGGAAGTAACAGAGATACCTCCTCAATGTTGCGGAACCTCCACTTGGATGATGACGAACTGTACATGTACGGGGATTATATCGATGAGGAAACCTTGGGGATCcaacggaaaaggaaaagcggCCAAGGGGATTACGGCGTGGAGGGGGAGATGGACGAACTTGGCTGGCCAACCAACCCCAGAGGAATGAACCAGGTGTGCCAAGGAATCCAACCGGGGGAGTCAACCCAATCAGGAAAACCAACGAACCCTACCGACCAGAACAATAGGAAGGGTGACCATCACGTGAACAGGACGAAGCAATTCGACGAGAATGTCCTGGAATTTATTAAAGACATGCACAAATACGGAAGGAACAAGTTCTACCTCCTCGTAGCTTCCCTCTGTCCTCGTATCATAATGAGCAGTTATATAAAGGCAGGCATTCTGCTCAGTCTGCTCGGTGGAAAAACAATATATGATGAacacaaacaaataaaaagaagaggaagcaTACATAACCTATTGATAGGAGATCCAGGTTTAGGAAAAAGTCGAATTCTTCAATACGTAAGTAACATTATTGAAAATAGCTTATTCATTTGCAGTACATCCACAAGTATTAACGGATTAACTGCATGTGCATTTAAGGATCCCACAAACAATGAATACTCCCTGGAAGGAGGTGCACTAGTTCTATCAGATAAAGGAATATGCTGTATAGATGAGTTAGACAAAATTTCGCTAACTGATCAGCAATCATTCCTTGAGTGCATGGAAAGCCAGTGTATTAACATAAGTAAAGCTGGTATCGTATGCAACCTCAAGACAAGGTGTTCCATCATTGCAGCATCCAACCCGAAGGAAGGCAAATACAACTACAACAAAACCGTTttcgaaaatattaaaattcctttccccttgttAAGTCGCTTCGATCTAGTCTTCCTATTAACTGATAAAATGTCGGAGGAGAAAGATTACCAGATTTCTAATTACCTTATTAATTCCACCTATGATGCgcagggggagaagaaaaaaaaaaaaagaagaaaggaaacaGAAGGAAACCCGTGGGGGGTACAGGAAAAAGGTGTTCACGAAAGAGGTGTACACGAAGAAGGTGTTCACGAAAGAGGTGTACAGGAAGAAGGTGCTCACAATGAGGATCAGTTGGGTGATCATAACAGTGATGGAAGTGATAACATCAATTGCAACGATGaagatatattttccatAAAAAATGACCTACTGAACAAGTGTAGACAAATCAATGAACGCAGTTACCTACCGGTGGAGCTCCTAGGAGTGTTCATAAAATATTGCAGGAAATGTATTTTCCCCACACTATCTGATCAAGCTAAAAAATACATAAGAAAGTTCTACCTGCATCTACGAAGTCTCTCTGCTACACAGAATCATATAAGCTCTCCCATCACCATAAGGCAACTGGAATCTTTAATTCGTTTGTGCCAAGCCAGGGCAAGAGGAGATCTTTCCAACGTCGTAACACTGTACCATGCGAAGGAGGTGGTGGAAATTTACCAGAAAACGATTTTCTATCCATCCTACGTGAAAACTCtcaattttaaagaaaaaccGATCggcaagaagaagaaggggaagtcGGTCGCTTCTATTTCGAACGTATTCAAGGAGGGCATCATACAGCTGGTgaagaatggagaaaataaaattttcaacaaG gATCTGCGTAACCTAGCCAAGTCAGTCATCCTCTCAGCGGAGTCGTACATCTCGGACGAAGCAATAATTCATTACT tGAACAACGAGGGTTTTATCTTGTACAAGGGTGGCTACTGGCAGGTGGACCCATTTTACCTGCAGTAG